The genomic DNA TCGACATCGCAGGCATGGGACGCCCCGCCACGCAAGCCGGCGGCGACTACTACGACTGGCAACCCATGCCCGACGGCCGCATCATCGTCTCCATCGCGGATGTCACCGGACACGGCATCGGCCCCGCGCTCGTCATGGCGGTCTGCCGCGCCTACGCGCGAGCCATGATCGGCCAAGTTCGATCCTCCTCCGAACTCCTCGATCGACTCAACCAACTGATCGTCGCCGATGTCCGCGGCGCACGCTTCATCACCATGGCCGTCGCCATCATCAGCCCCGATGGCGACGTCGAACTCCTCTCCGCGGGGCACGGCCCGACACTCCACCACAGCGCCGCAACCGGAACACTCTCCCGATTCGATGGAGATGGCCTCCCCCTCGGCATCGACGAAAGCGAACGCTACGGATCGCCGCGCCGCTTCCGGCTCGAACCCGGAGACTCGCTCGTCATGCTCACCGATGGCTTCATCGAGCGCGCAAACCCGCGCCGCGAACTCTTCGGCTTCGAGCGCCTCTCACACTCCATCACACGCCACGCAGCACTCTCCGCATCCGCCATGATCGACGCGATCGACAAAGAGACCTCCGACTTCGCACAGTCAGAGCCGCAAGGCGACGACATGACCGCCGTGATCATCAAGCGACGCTGAGAGGGCTCTACGCGTTCGCCAAAAACAAACCAACCCCGTCCCTTTCGAGACGGGGCTGGCTGCTGAGGACGCATGGCCCTCGCGGGCCGCACTGCGGATGCTGCTGTTCATGCCGCGTGCATTGCGTCCTGGGAGGATCTACCGCCATCATAGTTCTTCAACATATCCGATTTCACGTCTCACCAACACACAAAAATGGGGTACTGGCCACATCTGGCCATCATAGCGCCAATCTCCGCGCTATCGGCCCCTACACTCGACGCGTGGCGGAGCCGCACACCAATTCCCCTCTCTCCGAAGCGAGCAGCACGCCGCGCATCCGCCCGCTCCCCGCACTCCTCGTCAACCAGATCGCCGCAGGCGAGGTCGTCGATCGTCCCGCATCGGTCGTCAAGGAACTCGTCGAAAACGCCCTCGACGCCGGCGCCTCGCGAATCACCGTCGATCTCGAGCAAGGCGGCATCGAACTCGTCCGCGTCAGCGACGACGGGCAAGGCATCTCGCCCGACGAGCTCCCCCTCGCCATCGCGCCCCACGCCACCAGCAAAATCACCGAAGCCGGTGATCTCGATCGCATCGCGACGCTCGGCTTCCGGGGCGAGGCCATCGCCTCGATCGCCTCCGTCTCCCGCCTCTCCATCCGCTCCCGGCGCCCCATCGACACCGGGGCATCACAGATCGACGCCGAAGGCGATGTCGCCTCACCAGTCCGTCCCGCCTCAGGACCGATCGGCACCAGCGTCACCGTTCGCAACCTCTTCTTCAACACGCCGGCGCGACGCAAGTTCCTCCGCACGCCCACGACCGAGCAGGGACGCTGCATGGACTGGCTGCGCGACCTGGCCATGGCCCACCCAGCCATCGGCTTCACCGTCACAAACGACGGACGACGCTCGCTCGAACTCCCGCCCAACCAGTCACCCCGCGAACGCGTCCTCGACATCATCGGCAAGGAACTCGAAGACCAACTCATCGAAATCTCCGTCGATCAATTCGACGATGCACGAGGCCTCGCCCTCTGGGGCCTCATCGGTCTCCCCTCGCTCGCGCGCCCCACCAGCAAATCCCAGCACGTCTTCCTCCGTGGACGCGTCATCCGCGACCGCACCGTGCAGCACGCCATCGCCGAGGCCTACCGAGGACTCATCGAGCCCGGACGCTACCCCACCGCAGTCCTCATGATCGAGATGTCCCCCGAAGCCGTTGATGTCAACGTCCACCCTGCCAAACTCGAGGTCCGCTTCCGCGACCAGTCCATGGTCCACTCCGCCGTCCTCGGCTCCATCCGACGCGCACTCCAGGCACGCGACCTCACCCCCCGGCTCTCAGGCGGCACCGGCTTCGGCTCCTTCCACAGCCCCACCGCCATCCTCCCCGGCTCAACCACCGGCTCCATCGAGCCAAAGGACTTCGTCTCCTTCTTCAAGCGCGAGATCCCCGCCCAGTACGGCGCAGCCGGCCGCCTCTCCTTCGACGCGCTCAGACGCGCCATCGAACGCCCATCCCCCGCGCCGCTCACCGATGCCGCCTTCCCCGGGAACGACCAAACCGCCCCACCCACGCCTCTCACTCCCGAAGCATCAACGCCGAACGCACTCGCCTCTCATCCACACGACACCGCCGGCTCTCCACTCGCGCCAGACCAGTTGATCGCAGCCCCCGCGCCGACCAACCGTGCCCTGCAGGTCCACAACTCCTTCATCGTCACCCAGGACGAGCACGGCGTCGTCATCGTCGATCAACACGCCCTGCACGAGCGCGTGATGTTCGAGTACCTGCTGCAGCGCGTGGTCTGCGGACCGCTCGAAAGCCAGCCCCTCCTGATGCCCGTCCTCGTCGAGGCAACCCCCGAGCAACTCGATCTGCTCGCACCCCTCGAACCACTCCTCACACGCGTCGGCATCAGGGCCGAACCACTCGGACCACGCTCACTCGGCATCCACGCCTTCCCCACCTTCCTCTTCGAACGAGGCGTCGATCCCGTCCCATTCATGGAAGAGATCCTCGCCGCCGCAGAGAAAGACGGCCTCGCGCCCGCCGAGGAACAGGCACTCCACGAGGTCCTCGACATGATGGCCTGCAAGGCCGCCGTCAAGGCCGGCGACAAAATGTCCGGCGATGAACTCCAGGCCCTTCTCGACCTCCGCGAGGATGTCGAACGCTCCAGCAACTGCCCCCACGGCCGCCCCACCACCGTCCGCATCACCATCCGCGATCTCGAACGCCTCTTCGGCCGCTCCTGATCCCGCTCATCTCGACGCGCTGACCCACACCGGCCGCACCCGCGTCTTCCCGTTGTCGATGCGATACTCGCTCGCAACCTCCGCCGGCTCAACCACGAAACCCGCACGCGACAATCGCTCGACAGGCAACTCCGGCAGCACCGACCTGTGGGGCGTCTCCCGCACAAGCATCAGCCGCCGCTGTCCCGTCCGCTTCAACTCTTCCATCAGCGACTCCAGCGATTCGGGCTCCACACCCGACACCGGCACGCGCGGCCCCACATCCTGATACAACCTGATGTGCGTCCCGGCATAGAAGTCATACGCCGGCGTCCAGTAATCAAGCGAGATCGGAGGAAGCACCGGCGACAACCGCTGCAACTCCTCGAACATCGCCCGCGGATGCCTGTGCGGGTACAGCCGCTCCCGCCCATACCCGTACCACACACTCTGCCCCAGCGCCATCACAACCACGATCGCGCCCACAACCCATCTCGCCCGCGCCCCCCTCCTCTGCTCCCCCGCCATCAGCACATGCGTGAAGAACGCCCCGCCCAGCATCGCAAGCGCGGGCCACAGCGGCGTCATATACCTCGCCACACCCTTCCCCAGCACGCTGAACGCCAGCAACCCAAGCCCCGCCCACGCGATCACAAACCACAACCCCGCGCCAGCGCACCACGTCCCCCGAGGCCCCCTCCTCACCAGCCACACCACCGACACAATCGCCATCACCGACCCGATGCCCGACGCGTACGGCACCACCTCCAGATTGCTCAGGATCGACTCGGGATCAAACAACACCAGATTCGCGTCCGTCTCCGACGAAACCGCTCGCTTCACCGCCTCCGCGCCGATCCCCTCACCCACAAGACGCATCCATCCGTACACCGCGCCCACCGCCACCAGCGCCATACCCACAGGGTGCGTCCGCGACATCGCGCCGAAGAAACCCTTGAACGTCTCCCACCGTGCCAGCGGTGCCAGCCCCGCGCCCACCATCGCACCAGCCCCCGCGACCAGCACAGCACCCACAACGTGCCCAACCTCATGCACGTTGAGCAGCGTCGGCACGCCGAGTGCAAGCCCTCCCGCCGCCGCGCCCACCGCACGCGCCCGCGCCGAACACGCCGCATCCGCACCGATCGCAAGCGCGATCCCCCCATACGCCCCGAGCAGAATCGTCACCACACCCGGCGGTCCCTTCGTGAGTGCCGCCCCTGCCACAGCGATCCCCCCCACCGCCAACGCGCGCCAGTGCATCCGACGCCGCTCGACGTGGCTCTCATACGCCACATACAGCGCGCCGATCGCAACCACCGTCAACGGCGCAAGCAAGATGTCGAGCTCCCCCGTCCGCCCCGATCTCACATACAGAATCCCCGTCCCGAGAAAGAGCGAACTCCACCACGCCGCGTGCGATGCCACGAGATCTCTCCGCGCCGCCGCCGCCGGACTTCTCTCTCGCATCTCCCCCGACGCACCCAGCAACTGCCTCGTCACCACATACGTCGCGACCACCCCCAGCATCGCCGCCAGCGCAACCGTCAACCGCAACTCGAACACGCCCGGCACACCATCCCCGCCGAACACCCCTCGCACCCGCGCAATCGCCAACTGGCACCAATACACCATCGGCGGCTTCGCCAGGTACGCCTCACCGTTCACCCTGGGAACAACCCACTCACCCATCACGCCCATGTCACGAGCGACAAGGGCCCGCATCGACTCCTGCCAGTTCGAGAGCCCGTGCGTCGTCAAACCGACGAACAACACCACCGCGCACAGCGCAACCAGCGTCACGATGTCCTGTCGCACCGAGCGTGGCCCGAGTGAACCCGTCATCACTGCTCCCGCGCCGACTCAACTCCCCTCCAACCACCGTCGGCGCGAAGTACCATCCCCCCCTCCGTGCCTCCGTGCCTCCGTGCCTCCGTGCCTCCGTGCCTTCGTGCCTTCGTGCCTTCGTGCCTCTCTTCAGGCGTTATCGAGAATCTCGATCGACTGGAACGGCTTGCCCTCGAGCATCTCAAGCGACGCACCGCCACCCGTCGACACATGCGACATCTTGTCGGCAAGGTTGAACTTCTCCACCGCCGCAGCGGAATCCCCGCCGCCGACGATGCTCGTCGCGCCCGCCGCCGTCGCACGCCCGATCGCGCTGGCGACCTGCCTCGTCCCCACGCTGAACGCCGCCCACTCGAACACACCCATCGGCCCGTTCCACACGATCGTCTTCGCCTTCGAGATCACACCCGAGTAGATCGCCTGTGTCTCCGGCCCGATGTCCAGCCCCATATACCCCGGCTTGATCGAGTCCTTGAACGTCTGAATATCACCCGCATGCTCAAGGAACTGCGTCGAACACACATGGTCCACAGGCAGGTGCAGGTCGCACTTGTGCTTCGCGGCATCATCAATGATCTTCTTCGCGAGCGCGATCTTGTCCGTCTCCACGCGGCTCTCCCCCACCTTCCGACCGAGCGCGGCCAGGAACGTGTACGCCATCGCGCCGCCCACGATCACCGCGCTCGCCTTCGACAGCAGGTTGTCCACCACGCCGATCTTGTCCGACACCTTCGCGCCGCCCAGGATCACCACAAACGGCTTCGCAGGGCTCCGGAGCGCATCCCCAAGATACTTCACTTCCTTCTCTACCAGGAACCCCACCACCCGCGGCTTGCCCCCCATCGCCAGCGGCACCGCCACCATCGAAGCATCCGGCCTGTGGCACGTGCCGAACGCATCATTCACATACACATCCCCGTACGCCGCCAGCTTCCCCGCGAACGCCGCATCCCCCTTCTTCTCACCCTTGTGGAAGCGCAGGTTCTCAAGCATGAGCACCTCGCCATCCTTCATCGCCGCCACGCCCGCCGCCGACGCGTCGTCCACGCAGTCCTTCGAAGGAAACGCGACCTTCTTCCCGAGGATCGACTCCAGCTTCGCCGCCGCGTGCCGCAGCGACTCGTGCTCCACATACCCCGTCCCCTCCGGCCGCCCCAGGTGCGACATCAGGATCGCCCGCCCACCCCGATCAACGATGCTCTGGATCGTCGGCACCGCCGCCCGGATCCGCCGATCATCCGTGATCTCCGAGCCGGACATCGGCACGTTGAAATCCACCCGAACCAACACGCGCTTCCCGGCGACATCAACCTGTGCGATCGTCTTCTTGGGCATGGGACAGGACTCCAGAATTCAGCCGCCAAGCGGCCGTGAGTGTGCGACATCCGAACTCATCCCCCACCATTCGCCGCATGATAGGTACGCACACACACCCCGTACGCCGCCGACACTCGAATCCCGCCCCGACTTCATACACTCCCCCTATGCCCGACACCATCTTCTCCAAGATCATCCGAGGCGAGATCCCCTGCCACAAGGTCTATGAGGACGCCCACGTTCTCGCCTTCCTCGACATCGGCCCCCTGAGCCACGGCCACACGCTGGTCATCCCCAAGGAACCCGCGGCCACACTCGATGCTCTCTCCGATGAGTCCGCCGCCGCCCTCGGGCGCGTCCTCCCCCGCCTCTGCCGCGCCGTCATGAAGGCCACCGGCGCAACCGCCTACAACGTCCTCCAGAACAACGGCGCGGATGCCCATCAGGCCGTCTTCCACGTCCACTTCCACATCATCCCCAAGTTCCCCTCACGCCCCTCCGGCTCATCCGGGCTCGGCATCACGTGGAACACGGGCAAGTTGGATGCCGAGACCGCCAAGTCCCTCGTCGGATCAATCTCAGCCGCCGTATCCGCGTGACCCGTGCGCAGGACAACCGCCATGTCCGATCAAGCTAACGTCCTCGCACGCGACGGAAACACTGCCGTAGTGCACCTCTCCGGCCGCGCCTTCCCCGCCATCGCCATGCAAGGCGACACGTTCTTTCACATGATCCAACGCATTCGTGCGGCACACACCGCCGCGACTCGTGATGAATGCAACGAGGAACTCCAGTACCTGCTTGCCGACCTCGAAGAGCAACTGGCCTTCTACGAGCGAACGCTCAAAGCCAACTCAGTTTCGCTGCCATATTGAGACCCCGGATTCCTCGTGCTCAACTCCATCGAACAACTCGCCCGCGATGCCGCTGCTGCGCTTGGTCCGCGCTGGGACAGCATCGCCATCCTCGCGATCCTCGCAGCACCCGCCTCATTCTCGCTGACCGCCGCGTTCCTCGCTCGTCCCCTTGGGCACCGACTCAGCCGCGATCACACATCCGCCAGCAACCGCCGCCCACACCCCGCCGATCCCCTCCGAGCTACGCTCTTCTCCATCGCTCGCATCCTCACGCCCATCGCACTGATCGCCGCGATCTGCCTCGGCATCTTGTACTTCAACGCCATGCTCGACAGCGGCACACGACGCTGGGGCGGCAAGAACGGCATGGGTTCATGGCTCATCCTGTCGTGCGCAGGTGTGCTCTGGATCGGAGCCTCATGGCTCTGGAGCGCGCGCGATGACATGGCGTCATGGCTTGAACGAAAACGTGCATGAGCAATACATCCCGATGAGAGAGCACCGACTCCACTTGCAACTCATTCTCATGTTGCTTTCTTCCACACATTTGGCTTGACCACTCTCGCTTCATCGCGTATCTTCTACGCACACCAATGCGCACTGTCCTCACACATCGCTCGCTCCCAATCGCCCATCCGGGCACGCTCAGCCGCTAAGCCGAGCGCGGGGGCCTCCTCCACCCACATCCAACGCCACAGCGAATCCGGCTTCTCGCCGCGATCTCCGCAGATTCCGCACCCACGCGGCTATCGGCGATCGTCGCGCCGCACCGATCGCTGACGCTCCGACTCCACCCGGGCCGAACCGGCCGCGATCCCATCACTTGGGCACCCGCGCGCCGGCCACCTCGCGCCCGCCGACTTCACTGACATCGTTCTTACACCCGCGCCCGCGGCTCGTGGCCACGTGCGCTCATTCCGAAAGTGCCCATCATGGATGGCAACCAGATCCTTCGTGACTTCGCCCGCATCGGCGCCCGCGCCGTCGTCCAGGCCGACCGCAGCAGCTCGCGCCTGCGCCTCGACATCCGCTCGGACCGCAAGGGCGAGTTCTTCCACGTCAGCATCGGTGACGATGTCGCCGTCCGCGCTGTCGACATCAAGCCCGGCATGCGCCATCTCCTCCTCCTCGCCGATCGCCTCGACGCGCCCAAGGACCGCTTCCTCTGCGGCCACGATGAACGCCACTGGTTCGTCGCCGCCGTACCCGGCGAGCGTGGCATCTCCGGTGTCCGCGCCGCCATGGAAGCCCTGAAGCCCGAAGCCGTCCGCGAAGCACAGGCCCGACTCGGCCTCCGCGATGCGGCCCAGTTCCGTCGCAAGAACCGCGCGTTCATCCGCCAGGGTGAATGGTTCTTCGTGCCGACTCCCGACGCTGTGATCGACCTTGACATGATCCTCCGTGACGAGCCGATCTCACGAGGACGTGGCAAGCCCCACATCGTCGAGCGTCTCGCCCGCATCGGCGGCGAGCCGGTTTACGTCTCCCACCGTGCGCCCAACGGGCTCACGCGCGATCAGTACACCTCGCTGATCGCACGCGACCCCCGCGCCCGGAACTCGAACTGGCGCATCATGGTCCGCAACGCGACCGTGTACGCAAACGGACGCGTACGACACCCCGACCACGCCACCATCCACCTCAACGGTTGGCACCGCGTGGAGATGAACACCGAGAGCCGCGCGCCCGCTATGCAGCACGTCGCGTTCCTCGACTGATCACGATCGCGGGTGCCGGTTCGCCAACACCGACTCCGGACGGCTCCCAACCCTCCGGCTCCAACACACCCCCAAGCCCCGGCCGCACACAGTGGCGCCGGGGCTTTCTCTTTTCATTTCCGTGTGACGTGTCAAATGCAAGACTTCACGGATCAAACACCTTGCAACACTCCTCCCTCCTCATGCCGCGGCGTAGCATCTTCAGCCATTCAAGACGAACTTGAATACCTTTCACCCACGCCCGCCAACACGCCCGCAATCCGAACGCCTCAACCCATGGCACGCATTGTCGCCATACTCGCGATCGCAGCCACGCTACGCGGCTCCTCCCTCGCCCAACCCGCGCCCGACTCCCCCCCGATCCAACACACCGCACACCACGACGGCATGGTCTGGATTCCCGGCGGCTCCTTCACCATGGGCAGCACAGATCCCCTCGCACGTCCCGACGAGCAGCCGCCCCACACCGTCAACCTCTCCGGCTTCTGGATCGATCGCACCGAGGTCACCAACGCCCAGTTCCGCGCCTTCATCGAAGCCACCGGCTACATCACACTCGCCGAGCGGCCCGTTGACTGGGAAGAACTCAAGAAGCAGGTCCCAGCCGGAACACCCAGGCCACCCGAAGAGATGCTCCAACCCGGTTCGCTCGTCTTCATCAAACCACGCATCAAGCCAGGTCAAGGCCCGATCCCCGATCTCTCATGGTGGCAGTGGACACCCGGCGCAAACTGGCGTCACCCCGAAGGACCCAACTCCACCATCGACGGTCGCGACAACCACCCAGTCGTCCACATCGCATGGCACGACGCCGTCGCCTTCGCCCAATGGGCCGGTAAACGCCTCCCGACCGAAGCCGAGTGGGAATACGCCGCAAGAGGCGGCATCCCCGGCGCGCCGAACACTTGGGGATCAGAACCCATCGACCCCACACGCGCCAACACGTGGCAAGGCCTCTTCCCCGTGATGAACTCGCGCGAAGACGGCTTCGAAGGCACCGCCCCCGTCGGTTCCTTTCCCCCTAACGGCTACGGACTACTCGACATGGGCGGCAACGTCTGGGAGTGGTGCGCCGACCTTTACGACGCGGGCCACTACGCCGATCGAGTCCGCGCCGAAGCCATCATCTCAAACCCAAAGGGTCCCGTCATCGCCCGCGATCCGCGAAATCCACTCACCGCGGACAGCCGCATCCAGCGCGGCGGTTCATTCCTTTGCAACGACTCATACTGCGCCTCATACCGACCCGCCGCACGCATGGGATCCTCCTCCGACACCGGCATGTCCCACGTCGGGTTCCGCTGCGTCGCGGATGCGCCGCAGACCTCACTCCAAACTGGAGACGACGCACCATGACTGCCCGCCGCTCACGGAGTGAGCCATCTTCGCTCGCGCATCATGCACGCGATCCTCGCCGCATTCCCCACGTCATGTTCGATGTCGAAGTCGACTGGAAGCCCTACCAGGAGATGCATGTCGGCGGCAGTGCCGAGGCCCAGTTCTTCCTCTACCCGCCCACGCTCCACCTCTCCGAGCCCGCCGCTGGCGGATACCCATGGCACAAACTCCCGCCGGGGCTCGAACGCACCGAAGCCGTTCCGTTGACCCTCCAGGACTCAACCCAGCCACAACCGTAACCCACGCACGCGGCTGCACACACGCCGCACCATCAGGAGTCTCATCTTGCTGACAGGATCCCGCATCATCGCCTCAACGCTCATCGCCGCATCCACATTCGCCCCGATCTGCGCAAACGCCCTCCAGCCCAAGCCCGCGGCACACTCCATCACAGATGCCGAGGCCCTCACCATCGCCACCGAGGCCTATTACTACTTCTACCCGCTGATCTCCATGGAGATCACCCGCCGCCAGCTCACCAACATCGATGCGGGCAAGGAACTCGGCCGTGGCCCATCCAATACTTTCGTCCACATGCGGGCATTCCCACCCGCCGACCTGAAGGCGGTCGTTCGCCCCAACTTCGATACCCTCTACTCCTCCGCCTGGCTCGACCTCACCGCCGAGCCGGTCGTCGTCTCCGCTCCTGACACCGCGGGTCGTTACTACCTCCTTCCCATGCTCGATATGTGGTCAGATGTCTTCGCTGTCCCCGGCAAGCGCACGTCCGGCACCGGAGCTGCGTCGTACGTCGTCGTCGGCCCCGGCTGGAGCGGCGTGGTTCCTTCCGGCCTCCAGCGCATCGATGCGACGACACCCCACGTCTGGATCATCGGCCGCACCCAGACCAACGGCCCCGCTGACTACGCCAATGTCCACAAGGTGCAGGACGGCTTCACCATCACACCACTCTCGAACTGGCGCTCAAAGTCGCCCTACACGCCCCCGCCCGTCGTGGTCGATCCCGCCGTCGACATGAAAACCCCGCCCAAGACCCAGGTCGACACGATGAAGGGCGTCCCCTACTTCACGCTCGCCGCCGAGCTGCTCGGCACCAACCCTCCCCACATCACCGACTGGTCGGCCATCGCCCGCATGAGCCGCATCGGCATCGTGCCGGGCCAACCCTTCGACACCGCCGCCGTCGATCCCGCCCTCCTCGATCGCGCTGTCGCCGCCGCTCAGAAGAACATGGCCGACAAGGTGCCGACCCTCGCCCGCGTCACCAACGGCTGGCAGATGAACACCGACACCATGGGTGTCTACGGCAACTACTACCTGAAGCGAGCGATCGTCGCCGCTTTGGGTCTTGGCGCCAATCAACCCGAGGACGCCATCTACCCCCTCTGCATCGCAGATGCCGACGGCAAGCCCCTCGTCGGCGAGAACAACTACATCCTCCACTTCAGCAAAGAGCAACTCCCCCCCGTCGACGCCTTCTGGTCCATCACAATGTACGACGCCGAGGGCTTCCAGGTCGCCAACCCCATCAACCGCTTCGCCATCGGTGATCGCGATGCGCTCAAGCGCAACGCCGACGGCTCCATCGACATCTACATCCAGCACGCCAGCCCCGGTGCCGACAAAGAATCCAACTGGCTCCCCGCCCCCGCCTCAGGCCACATCGGTGTCACCATGCGCCTCTACGCACCCCGCGCCGAAGCGCTCGACGGCCGATGGGTGCCCCCCGCTGTCCGCCGCACAAACTGATACGCTCCCGTCTCCACAGCCGCACATCAACGGCCCTCATGGAGCAGGGCCGACACAGAGGAACCCTGTATGACAAACATCCGCATCGCACTCACGACCCTGCTCTCGATCATCGCTGTCGCGCTCATCTCCGGATGCTCCACAGCCCCCAAGGCCGAGAATCAGGAAGTATTCATCGACGAGGCCCGCGCCGCAACCCGCTGGTTCGAACGCCAGGTCCCCGGCTTGCGCGAGCAGATCAACAACTCCGCCGGATACCTCATCTACCCCGAAGTCGGCCAGTGGGGCATCGTCTTCGGAGGCGGCCAGTACGGCCGCGCCATGGTCAACAAGCCAAACGGCACACAGATCGGCTGGGGAGCACTCAACACCGGCTCCTTCGGCCTCCAGGCAGGCGTCCGCGGCTTCAAAATGCTCGTCGTCATCCAGGACGAAGCAACGATGGAGAAGTTCAAGGCCAACAAACTGAGCGGCTCCGTCACTGGCGTCGTTGTCGTCGCCCAGGAAGGCACCAGCGCGGTCGGACGCTTCGAGAACGGCGTCGCCATCTATCAGGGCGCAAGCTCAGGCCTCATGGCTGGCGTGAACGTTGCCCTCGACTACCTCCGCTACCAGCCCCTCGGCTACACCGAATAAGCAACCCGTCACACGCACACTCACCCCTGGACGCGCCACCTCGCGTCCCGGGACTTCATCCCCGAGCATCGCACGCTCGATTCCCCATCGCCACTCCACACCGGAATGTCCATGTGAAACAACTCACGAACCCGCTTCTCACATTGCTCGCACTCGCCCCGATCGCGCTAAGCACACACGCCCAGACCGATCCTGCCCCTCCAACACCCGCGGACCAGGCCGC from Phycisphaeraceae bacterium includes the following:
- a CDS encoding phospholipid carrier-dependent glycosyltransferase; this encodes MTGSLGPRSVRQDIVTLVALCAVVLFVGLTTHGLSNWQESMRALVARDMGVMGEWVVPRVNGEAYLAKPPMVYWCQLAIARVRGVFGGDGVPGVFELRLTVALAAMLGVVATYVVTRQLLGASGEMRERSPAAAARRDLVASHAAWWSSLFLGTGILYVRSGRTGELDILLAPLTVVAIGALYVAYESHVERRRMHWRALAVGGIAVAGAALTKGPPGVVTILLGAYGGIALAIGADAACSARARAVGAAAGGLALGVPTLLNVHEVGHVVGAVLVAGAGAMVGAGLAPLARWETFKGFFGAMSRTHPVGMALVAVGAVYGWMRLVGEGIGAEAVKRAVSSETDANLVLFDPESILSNLEVVPYASGIGSVMAIVSVVWLVRRGPRGTWCAGAGLWFVIAWAGLGLLAFSVLGKGVARYMTPLWPALAMLGGAFFTHVLMAGEQRRGARARWVVGAIVVVMALGQSVWYGYGRERLYPHRHPRAMFEELQRLSPVLPPISLDYWTPAYDFYAGTHIRLYQDVGPRVPVSGVEPESLESLMEELKRTGQRRLMLVRETPHRSVLPELPVERLSRAGFVVEPAEVASEYRIDNGKTRVRPVWVSASR
- a CDS encoding formylglycine-generating enzyme family protein, translating into MARIVAILAIAATLRGSSLAQPAPDSPPIQHTAHHDGMVWIPGGSFTMGSTDPLARPDEQPPHTVNLSGFWIDRTEVTNAQFRAFIEATGYITLAERPVDWEELKKQVPAGTPRPPEEMLQPGSLVFIKPRIKPGQGPIPDLSWWQWTPGANWRHPEGPNSTIDGRDNHPVVHIAWHDAVAFAQWAGKRLPTEAEWEYAARGGIPGAPNTWGSEPIDPTRANTWQGLFPVMNSREDGFEGTAPVGSFPPNGYGLLDMGGNVWEWCADLYDAGHYADRVRAEAIISNPKGPVIARDPRNPLTADSRIQRGGSFLCNDSYCASYRPAARMGSSSDTGMSHVGFRCVADAPQTSLQTGDDAP
- a CDS encoding HIT family protein, whose product is MPDTIFSKIIRGEIPCHKVYEDAHVLAFLDIGPLSHGHTLVIPKEPAATLDALSDESAAALGRVLPRLCRAVMKATGATAYNVLQNNGADAHQAVFHVHFHIIPKFPSRPSGSSGLGITWNTGKLDAETAKSLVGSISAAVSA
- a CDS encoding DUF1254 domain-containing protein; protein product: MLTGSRIIASTLIAASTFAPICANALQPKPAAHSITDAEALTIATEAYYYFYPLISMEITRRQLTNIDAGKELGRGPSNTFVHMRAFPPADLKAVVRPNFDTLYSSAWLDLTAEPVVVSAPDTAGRYYLLPMLDMWSDVFAVPGKRTSGTGAASYVVVGPGWSGVVPSGLQRIDATTPHVWIIGRTQTNGPADYANVHKVQDGFTITPLSNWRSKSPYTPPPVVVDPAVDMKTPPKTQVDTMKGVPYFTLAAELLGTNPPHITDWSAIARMSRIGIVPGQPFDTAAVDPALLDRAVAAAQKNMADKVPTLARVTNGWQMNTDTMGVYGNYYLKRAIVAALGLGANQPEDAIYPLCIADADGKPLVGENNYILHFSKEQLPPVDAFWSITMYDAEGFQVANPINRFAIGDRDALKRNADGSIDIYIQHASPGADKESNWLPAPASGHIGVTMRLYAPRAEALDGRWVPPAVRRTN
- a CDS encoding phosphoglycerate kinase yields the protein MPKKTIAQVDVAGKRVLVRVDFNVPMSGSEITDDRRIRAAVPTIQSIVDRGGRAILMSHLGRPEGTGYVEHESLRHAAAKLESILGKKVAFPSKDCVDDASAAGVAAMKDGEVLMLENLRFHKGEKKGDAAFAGKLAAYGDVYVNDAFGTCHRPDASMVAVPLAMGGKPRVVGFLVEKEVKYLGDALRSPAKPFVVILGGAKVSDKIGVVDNLLSKASAVIVGGAMAYTFLAALGRKVGESRVETDKIALAKKIIDDAAKHKCDLHLPVDHVCSTQFLEHAGDIQTFKDSIKPGYMGLDIGPETQAIYSGVISKAKTIVWNGPMGVFEWAAFSVGTRQVASAIGRATAAGATSIVGGGDSAAAVEKFNLADKMSHVSTGGGASLEMLEGKPFQSIEILDNA
- the mutL gene encoding DNA mismatch repair endonuclease MutL yields the protein MAEPHTNSPLSEASSTPRIRPLPALLVNQIAAGEVVDRPASVVKELVENALDAGASRITVDLEQGGIELVRVSDDGQGISPDELPLAIAPHATSKITEAGDLDRIATLGFRGEAIASIASVSRLSIRSRRPIDTGASQIDAEGDVASPVRPASGPIGTSVTVRNLFFNTPARRKFLRTPTTEQGRCMDWLRDLAMAHPAIGFTVTNDGRRSLELPPNQSPRERVLDIIGKELEDQLIEISVDQFDDARGLALWGLIGLPSLARPTSKSQHVFLRGRVIRDRTVQHAIAEAYRGLIEPGRYPTAVLMIEMSPEAVDVNVHPAKLEVRFRDQSMVHSAVLGSIRRALQARDLTPRLSGGTGFGSFHSPTAILPGSTTGSIEPKDFVSFFKREIPAQYGAAGRLSFDALRRAIERPSPAPLTDAAFPGNDQTAPPTPLTPEASTPNALASHPHDTAGSPLAPDQLIAAPAPTNRALQVHNSFIVTQDEHGVVIVDQHALHERVMFEYLLQRVVCGPLESQPLLMPVLVEATPEQLDLLAPLEPLLTRVGIRAEPLGPRSLGIHAFPTFLFERGVDPVPFMEEILAAAEKDGLAPAEEQALHEVLDMMACKAAVKAGDKMSGDELQALLDLREDVERSSNCPHGRPTTVRITIRDLERLFGRS